In the genome of Flavobacteriaceae bacterium YJPT1-3, the window GGAATCGGAAGCAGTTAAAACCCACCTCTAAATGTCATAGATTTCGTACGGTCTTATGGGGATATTTCCTCAAAAAATTAGCTGTTCATTCACATAAAGTGCTATATTTGAATCCGATAGCTTGCTATTGGCCCCTAAGCTAATCTACTAACCATGCATACCTGTAAGATTGTCATTTGTGATGATCACGTGCTTTTTGCACAATCGCTGGAAGCCCTGGTCAGTACCTTTGAGGGCTGTCAGGTGTTATTCCTTGCCAAAAATGGAAAAGACCTGCTTGACCAACTAGATCAAAGCAAGGAGCTTCCTAACACCATACTGCTGGATTACAATATGCCGGTCATGGACGGCTACGAAGCTTTACTCAAGATCAGTGAGCGATATCCTACAGTCAAAGTGATCGTTTTGACCATCAATCAGGAAGAAGAGGTCATCATTAAAATGCTTCGAGCCGGCGCTCGAGGATTTCTATCTAAAGACATACATCCCAAAACATTGAAAAATGCCTTGATGGAGGTGCATGATTCCGGATATTTTTTTACCGAGCATATTACCGCCACCATGCTTTCAGCGGGCGAGAATAAAGGCTTAAAGATCGATCAGATTCATTTGAGTGAACGGGAATTAGACTTTTTAAAACTGGCCTGTACGGATAAGACCTATAAAGAAATTGCAGAATTAATGTGTTTGAGTCCGAAGACCATTGACAATTACCGAGATAGTTTGTTCAAAAAATTAAAAGTGCGCAGTAGAATAGGTCTGGTGCTTTATGCGGTTCGTAATCACATCATAACCGCAGAGACCATTTAAAGCCACTTCATCAATCGCTTCATCCAACGCATCTTCTTTTTGTACGGTGCATAGCGAAAAGGTATGTCCGGCCAATTCCCGCGTTTGACCACTGATTTTTGATGAGAGAAGGTCATAAAGCCATATTTTCCGTGGTAGGCACCCATACCGCTGTGACCCACGCCCCCAAATGGGAGTTTGTCGTTGACAAAATGAACTAGTGTATCATTGATGACTCCACCGCCAAAAGCATAACGATCTACGATGGAATTTTTAAACTGCTTATTGGTACTGAACACGTACAGCGACAAGGGTTTGGCGTATCGGTCTACGTAATGATCCAAATCTTCTAGCTGCCGATAGGTGAGTAGCGGAAGAATAGGGCCAAAGATTTCCTCCTCCATGAGTTCGCTTTCGCGAAAGTCAGGCGCATCGACTAAAGTAGGTGCGATATAGCGGTCTGTTGGATCTGTTGCTCCGCCCAGCAGTACCTTTTCATCGTGCAATAACTTTTCCAATCGCTCGAAATGCTCCTGGTCGATAATGCGTGCAAAATCTTCAGAAGTCTTCGGATGTTCTCCATAGGCTTTTTTCAGCGCATTACTAAAGTGAGTGACAAATGCTTCTTTGACGTGCTCGTGGACCAGAAGATAGTCGGGGGCCAGGCAAGTTTGGCCGGCATTAAAGAATTTTCCCCAGACGATTCGCCGTGCAGCCACCTCAAGATTTGCAGTTTCATCCACGATACAGGGATTCTTACCCCCTAGTTCCAGGGTTAGGGGAGTCAGCTGGGGTGCGGCAGCCTCTGCCACTTTCTTACCTACGGCAACACTGCCGGTGAAAAAGATGTAATCCCAACGCAGGGCGAGCAAACCCTGGGCGACATCTTTTCCTCCGGTAACTACGCTTACCTGTCCTGGCGGAAATACAGCACTAACGATCTCTTGAAGGATTTGCGCTGTGGCCGGTGCTTTTTCGCTGGGTTTGATCACTGCGGTATTGCCTGCTGCGATCGCCGCGATAAGGGGAGCCATCGCCAGATTGAAAGGGTAGTTCCAGGGAGAGATGATCAACGTACATCCGTAAGGTTCTTTATAAATATAATCCCTAGAGGGAAAATTGAGCAGGGTGGCGGGGACACGCTCAGGTAAGGCCCATTTTTTTAAGTATTTTAAATAGAGATCGATTTCTTTCAATACATAGGCAGATTCTGAAATCAGGCTCTCGAAGTAAGGCTTTTTAAAGTCGGCGTATAAGGCCTGATGAATAGCTTCCTGCCGCTCGCTTATTTCTTTCTTGAGCCGTTGGAGGCACGCTTTACGGGTAGCAAGAGGCCGGCTCTTGCCGCTTGCAAAATAGGCGCGTTGTTGATGGTGTAAAGAAGCAAGATCTTGGCTCATAGTGATGCAATATGGATCGGGAAAGACAAAGTACTGCAAATTGAGTAATACGAAGACTTATTTCCAGCCATTTCTTTATCGGATCTCACTTTATTACCGCTTGGACAGCGTTGTTAAAATGACATTAAATAACTGAAAAATAGATAGTTAACTACTTTTTTATTCCAATTGGACAGTGGGGAAGCCTCAGAATGGATTCTTGGCTCCCGGGCTGCTCCGTTATATTTGATTACATGATTGAAGACAAGACAAAAAACAGATTGAATAAATACAGTCAGGCGGTCACCCAAGATCCCACCCAGCCAGCGGCTCAGGCCATGCTGCATGCGATCGGTCTGACTGATGAAGATTTTCAAAAACCTTTGGTGGGTATCGCCAGTACCGGCTATGAAGGCAATCCGTGCAATATGCATTTGAACGCGCTTGCTTTGGATGTCAAAGCAGGCATCCAGGAGGCCGGATCTGTCGGACTCATCTTCAATACTATTGGGGTCAGTGACGGAATCTCTATGGGAACGCCCGGGATGCGGTTTTCCTTACCTTCCCGGGATATCATTGCCGATAGTATGGAAACGGTCGTTCAGGCCATGAGCTACGACGCTTTGGTTACGGTAGTGGGTTGTGATAAGAACATGCCCGGTGCCATGATGGCTATGCTGCGTCTGGACCGTCCTTCCATTCTGGTTTACGGAGGTACGATCGCTCCCGGTTGTCATGCGGGTAAAAAGCTGGATGTGGTGTCCGCCTTTGAGGCCTGGGGGTCTAAAGTGGCCGGTACCATGGATGAAAAGGAATACAAAGCGGTAGTCCAAAATGCCTGTCCCGGTGCGGGTGCCTGCGGAGGCATGTATACCGCCAATACGATGGCCTCAGCCATAGAAGCCCTAGGTATGTCGTTGCCCTATACCTCTTCAAATCCGGCAGTAAGTTCAGATAAGAAAGAGGAATGTCAACAGTTGGGACAGGCCTTACAGCACCTCATTGAAAAAGACATCAAGCCATCAGACATCGTGACGCCAAAGGCCATGGAAAACGCTATTCGCCTGGTCACTGTCTTGGGAGGGAGTACAAATGCCGTTTTGCATTTTTTAGCCATAGCCAAAGCGGCGAATATCAATTTTACCCTGGAAGATTTTCAGCGCATCAGCGACACCACGCCTTTCCTAGCCGACCTGAAACCCAGTGGTAAATACCTGATGGAAGATTTACACCAGGTGGGAGGCGTGCCGGCCGTGCTCAAGTACATGCTGAAACAAGGCTTGTTGCATGGCGATTGTCTCACGGTGACCGGAAAAACATTGGCCGAGAATCTGGCCGATGTGGACCCACTAACACCGGGGCAGGATGTCATCCACCCGGTGGAAAAGCCCATCAAGGCCACAGGACATATACGTATACTCTTCGGTAACCTCGCCCGGGAAGGGGGTGTGGCGAAGATCACCGGTAAAGAAGGATTACGCTTTCGCGGAAGCGCCAAAGTGTTTAACGGAGAATTTGAAGCCAATGAAGGCATTCGCCAGGGCAAGGTAAAAGCCGGTGATGTGGTGGTCATTCGCTACGAAGGCCCCAAAGGGGGTCCCGGAATGCCGGAAATGCTCAAACCAACAGCCGCCATCATGGGCGCAGGTCTGGGCAAAGAAGTTGCGCTCATTA includes:
- a CDS encoding response regulator transcription factor, translating into MHTCKIVICDDHVLFAQSLEALVSTFEGCQVLFLAKNGKDLLDQLDQSKELPNTILLDYNMPVMDGYEALLKISERYPTVKVIVLTINQEEEVIIKMLRAGARGFLSKDIHPKTLKNALMEVHDSGYFFTEHITATMLSAGENKGLKIDQIHLSERELDFLKLACTDKTYKEIAELMCLSPKTIDNYRDSLFKKLKVRSRIGLVLYAVRNHIITAETI
- a CDS encoding aldehyde dehydrogenase; the protein is MSQDLASLHHQQRAYFASGKSRPLATRKACLQRLKKEISERQEAIHQALYADFKKPYFESLISESAYVLKEIDLYLKYLKKWALPERVPATLLNFPSRDYIYKEPYGCTLIISPWNYPFNLAMAPLIAAIAAGNTAVIKPSEKAPATAQILQEIVSAVFPPGQVSVVTGGKDVAQGLLALRWDYIFFTGSVAVGKKVAEAAAPQLTPLTLELGGKNPCIVDETANLEVAARRIVWGKFFNAGQTCLAPDYLLVHEHVKEAFVTHFSNALKKAYGEHPKTSEDFARIIDQEHFERLEKLLHDEKVLLGGATDPTDRYIAPTLVDAPDFRESELMEEEIFGPILPLLTYRQLEDLDHYVDRYAKPLSLYVFSTNKQFKNSIVDRYAFGGGVINDTLVHFVNDKLPFGGVGHSGMGAYHGKYGFMTFSHQKSVVKRGNWPDIPFRYAPYKKKMRWMKRLMKWL
- the ilvD gene encoding dihydroxy-acid dehydratase, with protein sequence MIEDKTKNRLNKYSQAVTQDPTQPAAQAMLHAIGLTDEDFQKPLVGIASTGYEGNPCNMHLNALALDVKAGIQEAGSVGLIFNTIGVSDGISMGTPGMRFSLPSRDIIADSMETVVQAMSYDALVTVVGCDKNMPGAMMAMLRLDRPSILVYGGTIAPGCHAGKKLDVVSAFEAWGSKVAGTMDEKEYKAVVQNACPGAGACGGMYTANTMASAIEALGMSLPYTSSNPAVSSDKKEECQQLGQALQHLIEKDIKPSDIVTPKAMENAIRLVTVLGGSTNAVLHFLAIAKAANINFTLEDFQRISDTTPFLADLKPSGKYLMEDLHQVGGVPAVLKYMLKQGLLHGDCLTVTGKTLAENLADVDPLTPGQDVIHPVEKPIKATGHIRILFGNLAREGGVAKITGKEGLRFRGSAKVFNGEFEANEGIRQGKVKAGDVVVIRYEGPKGGPGMPEMLKPTAAIMGAGLGKEVALITDGRFSGGTHGFVVGHITPEAQEGGTIALVKDGDMITLDAEANTINLEVDEQELESRLRLWQPPKLKVSRGALYKYAKTVSSASQGCVTDEI